A window of Gallus gallus isolate bGalGal1 chromosome 3, bGalGal1.mat.broiler.GRCg7b, whole genome shotgun sequence genomic DNA:
CTCAAAATAGTACGAACTGTTGTTATCAGCAAGAAAATATCacaacaagttttttttttccccctacaaGGTTTGGCTATAGTCTCTACTGTCTCTACTCAGTCACTGCTAAGACTTGTTAGGAACAAGGCACTTTACAGCTGGGAAGAAAGTACCCTTGATGTTCTGGATCTCAATGACTCCAGGGGAAAAGCACTTCTGTAACGTCTCGGCTGCCTCATCCTCAACAGGCTGCAGGAGAGTAATGTCAGGAAGCAGTCGATAACTAGCTGTGGCCACAGGAGAGAACTTGGCATGATCTTTACCTGCACAAAGAGTTAAGAAATAAGGATTAGGGCAGGCCTCAAGGTCAAGTCAGTTCTCCACTGTTTCCcatcacacagctgtgctcaaGTCCATGCACCAGCACACCTGCTCCCCAGCCCAGACCCAGCACTCACCTATGCCCTTGACACAGTGCATGAGCACATCTATTTCCTGCCCAGGTCGCAACAGTGCTATGAGGATGTCATCATGGACAGGTCGGAAGTCAGCATCCGGAAAGAGGTCTGTCTGATTCCCCAAGGGCACCCATGTCATGTGCTTACTGTACACTGCCAAAAGAAGCCACAAGCAtcagccagctgctgcctcagaaAACAGGTTGCTGATCTGTATAGGACTGGAGATGGCAAAAGTAAGCTGTGTACACTGTGAGGGAATTGGCTGTCTCTGCTCACAAGGCTAAATCccaagagagagaaagaagaaagtgaacaagagaaaaaaaccaaaaacctgcACCTACTTTTAGGACAGGCAGAAAGAGCTCACACCTTTGTGATTGAAATACAGTTCATTTGGGTCAGATGATTCCTTGGCTGCCTGAGGATTCCggctgcattttattttcagctgaaactGCAGAGTATCAATTTCTGTCCCCTCTTCATCTCCTGGAAAGGGCAAAACAGGATCTTTACAGAATCGCACTTCTGCTCTGTTGAAGCAtatccagaagagggccacaaaaatgatccaagggatggaacatctctcctgcaaggatgggctgagagagctggggctgtttcagcctagagaagagaaagctgcagggagacctggaagcagcctttcagtacgTAAAGAGGGCgtgtaagaaagaaagggacagactctaCAGCAAGGTCTGCtgcgataggacaagggggaacggtctGAAGCTGAAAGACGGTAGATTTACtttagatgtaaggaaaaagtcttttactgAGTGAGAGTGGTGgaagtgagggtggtgaggcactggaacaggttgcccagagatgtggtgaatGCCATGTCCTTGGGAgctttcaaggcaaggccagacaggactctgagcacctgTTTTAACCGTAGgagtccctgtttgttgcaggagttggaccagatggtcttcAGGGGTCCCTTCACGATCCTACATCGTGACCCAGGCTCCTCGTTACGGGCTCCACCCTCACCACCGCTGTTTGACCCGAGACCCTCACCTTGATTCCTGTACTCAAAGAGTCGAGGGTCGGCCCGGATAGGGATAAGGCCCAGGCGGTGCGCCAGGATCTCATCCTGCACGATGGACGTGTTGTTGTACACAAACACTTTCTCCACAGCCATCGTTGGCACCTCAGGGAGACAACAGACCGAGGCGGTGAGACGCCAGCCGGGGTACCCGCACGCGGCCTATCCACCCGAACCGGCTCCGTTCTCGCCACCCCTCCCTCCGGGAGCCGCCCCAGCCCCGCGGTACCTCGGCGAGCAGGATGCGGCGGAAGGCGTTGGCGATGGCCGCGTCGATGCCCACCATGTCGAACTCCAGCACGCCGTCCTCCTCCCGCACCACGTCCACGCGGAACGCCTGCGTGGGCCCCGCGCCGCGTCACACCGGAGCCGACCGcggggccccgccgccgccacgGCAGCCCTCACTCACCTCCTCGAAGCGCCGCTGGTCCCACGCGTCGTCGTAGCCGGGGTAGTTGCCGGGGAAGTCGGTGGTGTGGACCTGCGGGAGGCGCAGCCCGTGAGGGAGAAGGGGGCGAGGCGGGagcagccccgcagcccgc
This region includes:
- the POLR1C gene encoding DNA-directed RNA polymerases I and III subunit RPAC1 isoform 1 (isoform 1 is encoded by transcript variant 1), coding for MAAKRSMDELRERVVLGEFGVRNVHTTDFPGNYPGYDDAWDQRRFEEAFRVDVVREEDGVLEFDMVGIDAAIANAFRRILLAEVPTMAVEKVFVYNNTSIVQDEILAHRLGLIPIRADPRLFEYRNQGDEEGTEIDTLQFQLKIKCSRNPQAAKESSDPNELYFNHKVYSKHMTWVPLGNQTDLFPDADFRPVHDDILIALLRPGQEIDVLMHCVKGIGKDHAKFSPVATASYRLLPDITLLQPVEDEAAETLQKCFSPGVIEIQNIKGKKVARVANARLDTFSREVFRHEGLKNLVRLARVRNHYIFSVESTGILPPDVLVTEAIKILMGKCQRFLNELDSVPME
- the POLR1C gene encoding DNA-directed RNA polymerases I and III subunit RPAC1 isoform X2; the encoded protein is MAAKRSMDELRERVVLGEFGVRNVHTTDFPGNYPGYDDAWDQRRFEEAFRVDVVREEDGVLEFDMVGIDAAIANAFRRILLAEVPTMAVEKVFVYNNTSIVQDEILAHRLGLIPIRADPRLFEYRNQVYSKHMTWVPLGNQTDLFPDADFRPVHDDILIALLRPGQEIDVLMHCVKGIGKDHAKFSPVATASYRLLPDITLLQPVEDEAAETLQKCFSPGVIEIQNIKGKKVARVANARLDTFSREVFRHEGLKNLVRLARVRNHYISAKVWLARSTASGKMRGKCWSHLQAEAAQWQC
- the POLR1C gene encoding DNA-directed RNA polymerases I and III subunit RPAC1 isoform 2 (isoform 2 is encoded by transcript variant 2), with translation MAAKRSMDELRERVVLGEFGVRNVHTTDFPGNYPGYDDAWDQRRFEEAFRVDVVREEDGVLEFDMVGIDAAIANAFRRILLAEVPTMAVEKVFVYNNTSIVQDEILAHRLGLIPIRADPRLFEYRNQVYSKHMTWVPLGNQTDLFPDADFRPVHDDILIALLRPGQEIDVLMHCVKGIGKDHAKFSPVATASYRLLPDITLLQPVEDEAAETLQKCFSPGVIEIQNIKGKKVARVANARLDTFSREVFRHEGLKNLVRLARVRNHYIFSVESTGILPPDVLVTEAIKILMGKCQRFLNELDSVPME
- the POLR1C gene encoding DNA-directed RNA polymerases I and III subunit RPAC1 isoform X1, which encodes MAAKRSMDELRERVVLGEFGVRNVHTTDFPGNYPGYDDAWDQRRFEEAFRVDVVREEDGVLEFDMVGIDAAIANAFRRILLAEVPTMAVEKVFVYNNTSIVQDEILAHRLGLIPIRADPRLFEYRNQGDEEGTEIDTLQFQLKIKCSRNPQAAKESSDPNELYFNHKVYSKHMTWVPLGNQTDLFPDADFRPVHDDILIALLRPGQEIDVLMHCVKGIGKDHAKFSPVATASYRLLPDITLLQPVEDEAAETLQKCFSPGVIEIQNIKGKKVARVANARLDTFSREVFRHEGLKNLVRLARVRNHYISAKVWLARSTASGKMRGKCWSHLQAEAAQWQC
- the POLR1C gene encoding DNA-directed RNA polymerases I and III subunit RPAC1 isoform X3, whose translation is MVGIDAAIANAFRRILLAEVPTMAVEKVFVYNNTSIVQDEILAHRLGLIPIRADPRLFEYRNQGDEEGTEIDTLQFQLKIKCSRNPQAAKESSDPNELYFNHKVYSKHMTWVPLGNQTDLFPDADFRPVHDDILIALLRPGQEIDVLMHCVKGIGKDHAKFSPVATASYRLLPDITLLQPVEDEAAETLQKCFSPGVIEIQNIKGKKVARVANARLDTFSREVFRHEGLKNLVRLARVRNHYIFSVESTGILPPDVLVTEAIKILMGKCQRFLNELDSVPME